The proteins below come from a single Thermopolyspora flexuosa genomic window:
- a CDS encoding response regulator has translation MIRVLVAEDEPLMTAGIRAVLESAPGIEVVAEAADGRAAVDAALRHRVDVALLDIRMPGMDGLAALAELRRRVPAVRVVILTSFGDEPNVHRALAAGASGFVLKNCAPDELVRAVRAAHDGDAYLSPPVTRTVLGMIAPAESARRRDAAGRLAALAPAEHRVAVLLAEGLSNAAIARRLGMSEASVKTYVSRVLAKLGCDNRVQAALLVRDAAGTPPVAADDGRAAGGGR, from the coding sequence ATGATCCGGGTGCTGGTCGCCGAGGACGAGCCGCTGATGACGGCGGGAATCCGCGCCGTGCTCGAGTCCGCCCCCGGCATCGAGGTCGTGGCGGAGGCCGCCGACGGGCGGGCCGCGGTGGACGCGGCGCTCCGCCACCGGGTGGACGTCGCGCTCCTCGACATCCGGATGCCGGGCATGGACGGCCTCGCCGCGCTCGCCGAGCTGCGCCGCCGCGTCCCCGCGGTGCGGGTGGTCATCCTCACCTCGTTCGGCGACGAGCCGAACGTGCACCGCGCGCTCGCCGCGGGCGCGTCCGGCTTCGTGCTGAAGAACTGCGCCCCCGACGAGCTGGTCCGCGCGGTCCGCGCGGCGCACGACGGCGACGCCTACCTGTCGCCGCCGGTGACCCGCACCGTGCTCGGCATGATCGCCCCGGCGGAGAGCGCGCGCCGCCGCGACGCGGCCGGACGGCTCGCCGCGCTCGCCCCCGCCGAGCACCGGGTGGCCGTGCTCCTCGCCGAGGGGCTCTCCAACGCCGCGATCGCCCGGCGGCTGGGGATGAGCGAGGCGAGCGTCAAGACGTACGTCAGCCGGGTGCTCGCCAAGCTCGGCTGCGACAACCGGGTGCAGGCGGCGCTGCTGGTCCGCGACGCCGCCGGGACGCCGCCGGTGGCCGCGGACGACGGCCGCGCCGCGGGCGGCGGGCGGTGA
- a CDS encoding helix-turn-helix domain-containing protein: MSGFQQARIELGARLRQLREDAQLSGKQLAARLGWQPSKVSRIENARQTASESDVLAWGRAVGAAPDVMEELLAVMTAMDEQYNSWRQRHRGGLTASQENFRDLELNTRLFRVFEPGIVIGLLQTSEYARHIFTKVRRMYGGADEIDSAIRVRMQRQEVLYDRNRTFHFIMPEAVLHYRLAPPEVMRGQLDRLLAVTSLPNVEFGVLPFEALLPSAPLNGYWIYDSRMVVAATRTKELILKSPDDVDFYVKNFEEYREVAAYGDDARAIIIRAIDQYAKQSTA; this comes from the coding sequence GTGAGCGGCTTTCAGCAGGCCCGCATCGAGCTGGGTGCGCGGTTGCGCCAGCTGCGGGAGGACGCGCAGCTGTCCGGCAAACAGCTCGCCGCGCGGCTGGGCTGGCAGCCCTCCAAGGTGTCCCGCATCGAGAACGCCCGGCAGACCGCGAGCGAGAGCGATGTGCTGGCGTGGGGGCGGGCGGTCGGCGCCGCCCCCGACGTCATGGAGGAGCTCCTGGCGGTCATGACCGCCATGGACGAGCAGTACAACTCGTGGCGGCAGCGGCACCGGGGCGGCCTCACCGCGAGCCAGGAGAACTTCCGCGACCTGGAGCTCAACACCCGGCTGTTCCGCGTCTTCGAGCCGGGCATCGTCATCGGCCTGCTGCAGACCTCCGAGTACGCCCGGCACATCTTCACCAAGGTGCGCCGCATGTACGGCGGGGCCGACGAGATCGACTCGGCGATCCGGGTGCGCATGCAGCGCCAGGAGGTGCTCTACGACCGCAACCGGACATTCCACTTCATCATGCCGGAGGCGGTGCTGCACTACCGGCTCGCCCCGCCCGAGGTGATGCGCGGCCAGCTCGACCGGCTGCTCGCGGTCACCTCGCTGCCGAACGTCGAGTTCGGCGTGCTGCCGTTCGAGGCGCTGCTGCCCTCCGCGCCGCTCAACGGGTACTGGATCTACGACTCGCGCATGGTCGTCGCGGCGACGCGGACCAAGGAGCTGATCCTCAAGAGCCCCGACGACGTCGACTTCTACGTCAAGAACTTCGAGGAGTACCGCGAGGTCGCGGCGTACGGCGACGACGCGCGTGCGATCATCATCCGCGCCATCGACCAGTACGCCAAACAATCCACCGCATAA
- a CDS encoding phytoene desaturase family protein, translated as MRYDVVVAGGGHNGLTAAAYLAQAGRSVLVLERQDHVGGLAVSARPFPGVDARLSRYAYLVSLLPARIVRELGLPLELRRRRFASYTPSGATGLLVDNDDEERTAESFAAVTGGRADYDAWRRFYGMIGEVARRLAPTLLEPLPTREEARRIVGDETAWRALFERPIGETVAETFGSDLVRGVVLTDALIGTFADPDRDLLANRCFLYHVIGDGTGLWNVPVGGMGAVSQALADAAVRHGAEIRTGAEVLAVDPATGEVTFRDAAGEHTVTGGHVLAALPPAVLARLTGADPGPAPEGAQLKINILLARLPRLKDPKVSPAEAFSGTFHINEGRDQLAAAYAQAAAGRIPELPPAEVYCHTLTDPSILGPELRERGAHTMTLFGLHMPARLFRDDPEGAREAALRATLASIDSVLAEPIEDCLLRGPDGEPCLEVKTPVDLENEAGLPGGHIFHRHLAWPYAEPDDAADGADPAAVRWGVATAWPRILLCGAGARRGGGVSGIPGRNAAMALLNG; from the coding sequence ATGCGCTATGACGTGGTCGTGGCCGGGGGCGGCCACAACGGGCTCACCGCCGCGGCGTACCTCGCCCAGGCCGGGCGCAGCGTGCTCGTGCTCGAGCGGCAGGACCACGTGGGCGGCCTCGCGGTCTCGGCGCGGCCGTTCCCGGGCGTGGACGCGCGGCTGTCGCGGTACGCCTACCTGGTGAGCCTGCTGCCCGCGCGGATCGTGCGGGAGCTGGGGCTGCCGCTGGAGCTGCGCCGCCGCCGCTTCGCCTCCTACACGCCCTCCGGCGCGACCGGGCTGCTCGTCGACAACGACGACGAGGAGCGCACCGCCGAGTCGTTCGCCGCGGTGACCGGCGGGCGGGCCGACTACGACGCCTGGCGGCGGTTCTATGGCATGATCGGCGAGGTGGCCCGGCGGCTCGCCCCGACGCTGCTGGAGCCGCTGCCCACCCGCGAGGAGGCGCGGCGCATCGTCGGCGACGAGACCGCGTGGCGGGCGCTGTTCGAGCGGCCGATCGGCGAGACCGTGGCCGAGACGTTCGGCTCCGACCTGGTGCGCGGCGTGGTGCTCACCGACGCGCTCATCGGCACCTTCGCCGACCCGGACCGCGACCTGCTCGCCAACCGCTGCTTCCTCTACCACGTGATCGGCGACGGCACCGGGCTGTGGAACGTCCCGGTGGGCGGCATGGGCGCGGTGTCGCAGGCGCTCGCCGACGCCGCGGTACGGCACGGCGCCGAGATCCGGACCGGGGCCGAGGTGCTCGCCGTCGACCCCGCCACCGGGGAGGTGACCTTCCGCGACGCCGCCGGGGAGCACACGGTCACCGGCGGGCACGTGCTCGCCGCGCTGCCGCCCGCGGTGCTCGCCCGGCTCACCGGCGCCGACCCCGGGCCGGCCCCGGAGGGCGCCCAGCTCAAGATCAACATCCTGCTCGCCCGCCTGCCCCGGCTGAAGGACCCCAAGGTGAGCCCGGCCGAGGCGTTCAGCGGCACCTTCCACATCAACGAGGGCCGCGATCAGCTCGCCGCCGCGTACGCGCAGGCCGCCGCCGGGCGCATCCCCGAGCTGCCGCCCGCGGAGGTGTACTGCCACACGCTCACCGACCCGTCGATCCTCGGGCCGGAGCTGCGCGAGCGGGGCGCGCACACGATGACGCTGTTCGGGCTGCACATGCCCGCCCGGCTGTTCCGCGACGACCCGGAGGGCGCGCGCGAGGCGGCGCTGCGGGCCACGCTCGCCTCGATCGACTCGGTGCTCGCCGAGCCCATCGAGGACTGCCTGCTGCGCGGCCCGGACGGCGAGCCGTGCCTGGAGGTGAAGACACCGGTCGACCTGGAGAACGAGGCGGGCCTGCCCGGCGGGCACATCTTCCACCGGCACCTCGCCTGGCCGTACGCGGAGCCGGACGACGCGGCCGACGGGGCGGACCCGGCCGCGGTGCGGTGGGGCGTGGCGACCGCGTGGCCGCGGATCCTGCTGTGCGGCGCGGGCGCGCGGCGCGGCGGCGGGGTGAGCGGCATCCCGGGCCGGAACGCGGCGATGGCCCTGCTCAACGGCTGA
- a CDS encoding ABC transporter permease subunit: MSVVAAARAEWVKIRSLRSTAGALLPVVVAGVGLACLAGNTMRDAADDPAFDPLFPAFYGLTLAQLGVVVFAVLTIGGEYGTGTIAPSLLATPRRGVFYAGKALAATLTAAAVALVTVPAAFFAAQRALGPAGVGVGAEGVPEAMAGAFLFLTLMCPFALGVATMLRSTVRSLGIMLPMFFLGSQGIANVPALKPVLQYLPDQVAWVIMHLTPPDDPRFARAYGAWEGVGLLVLWTAAALAGGYLVLRRDDI, from the coding sequence ATGAGCGTGGTCGCGGCCGCGCGGGCGGAGTGGGTCAAGATCCGCAGCCTGCGGTCGACGGCGGGGGCGCTGCTGCCGGTCGTCGTGGCCGGCGTCGGGCTCGCCTGCCTGGCGGGCAACACGATGCGCGACGCGGCGGACGATCCGGCGTTCGATCCGCTGTTCCCCGCGTTCTACGGCCTCACCCTCGCCCAGCTCGGCGTGGTGGTGTTCGCGGTGCTCACCATCGGCGGCGAGTACGGCACGGGCACGATCGCGCCCTCGCTGCTCGCGACGCCCCGGCGCGGCGTGTTCTACGCGGGCAAGGCGCTCGCCGCCACGCTCACCGCGGCGGCGGTCGCCCTGGTCACCGTGCCGGCCGCGTTCTTCGCCGCCCAGCGCGCGCTCGGCCCGGCCGGGGTGGGCGTGGGAGCGGAGGGGGTGCCGGAGGCGATGGCCGGTGCGTTCCTGTTCCTGACGCTGATGTGCCCGTTCGCGCTCGGCGTGGCCACGATGCTGCGCAGCACGGTGCGGTCGCTCGGGATCATGCTGCCGATGTTCTTCCTCGGCTCGCAGGGGATCGCCAACGTGCCGGCGCTCAAGCCGGTGCTGCAGTACCTGCCGGACCAGGTCGCCTGGGTGATCATGCACCTGACGCCGCCGGACGATCCGCGGTTCGCCCGCGCCTACGGCGCCTGGGAGGGCGTCGGCCTGCTCGTGCTGTGGACGGCGGCCGCGCTCGCGGGCGGCTACCTGGTGCTGCGGCGGGACGACATCTGA
- a CDS encoding pseudouridine-5'-phosphate glycosidase, giving the protein MREREDGREAIRLSEEVAEALANGRPVVALESTIISHGLPRPRNLEVAQELEDLVRQGGAVPATIAVLDGVARVGLDKRDLERVASEPGLRKLGLRDLAPAAALGASGATTVSATAFLAARAGVRVFATGGLGGVHREWLETQDESADLDALSRTSIIVVCAGVKSILDVPATLQRMETRGITVVGYRTDEFPGFYLHSSGERVDWRIETPAEAARILRERERLGVPGGAVVVANPVPEHEQLDPALHDRVLAEALAAARDAGVTGQAITPFLLDYLVRGTEGRSLEANLAAVRGNVRLAAEIAACWSGG; this is encoded by the coding sequence ATGCGTGAGCGTGAGGACGGCCGGGAGGCCATCCGCCTGTCTGAGGAGGTCGCCGAGGCGCTGGCGAACGGCCGCCCGGTGGTCGCGCTGGAGTCGACGATCATCTCGCACGGCCTGCCGCGGCCGCGCAACCTCGAGGTGGCCCAGGAGCTGGAGGACCTGGTACGGCAGGGCGGCGCGGTGCCCGCGACGATCGCGGTGCTCGACGGCGTCGCCCGGGTCGGCCTGGACAAGCGGGACCTGGAGCGCGTCGCGTCCGAGCCGGGCCTGCGCAAGCTCGGGCTGCGCGACCTCGCCCCGGCCGCGGCGCTCGGGGCGAGCGGCGCCACCACGGTGTCGGCGACCGCGTTCCTCGCCGCGCGGGCCGGGGTGCGGGTGTTCGCCACCGGCGGGCTCGGCGGCGTGCACCGCGAGTGGCTGGAGACCCAGGACGAGTCGGCCGACCTCGACGCGCTGAGCCGTACCTCGATCATCGTGGTGTGCGCGGGGGTGAAGTCGATCCTCGACGTGCCCGCGACGCTGCAGCGCATGGAGACCCGGGGCATCACCGTGGTCGGCTACCGCACCGACGAGTTCCCCGGCTTCTACCTGCACTCCTCGGGCGAGCGGGTGGACTGGCGCATCGAGACCCCGGCCGAGGCCGCGCGCATCCTGCGCGAGCGGGAGCGGCTCGGCGTGCCCGGCGGCGCGGTGGTGGTGGCGAACCCGGTACCGGAGCACGAGCAGCTCGACCCCGCCCTGCACGACCGCGTGCTCGCCGAGGCGCTCGCCGCGGCCCGCGACGCCGGCGTCACCGGCCAGGCGATCACCCCGTTCCTCCTCGACTACCTGGTGCGCGGCACCGAGGGGCGGTCCCTGGAGGCGAACCTCGCCGCGGTCCGCGGCAATGTCCGGCTCGCCGCGGAGATCGCCGCGTGCTGGAGCGGCGGGTGA
- a CDS encoding sensor histidine kinase yields MGRHLLAGLVVVAELGLLLVVNRGDSPLWVAAAYPVAVIALMVWQRRAPIGAYAAAQGLGVLTGVGLVLLLWVSYRAGRALGSPRQAVAVAAATVAAFAVRLPGGHPVSLAAVHLVFVVLPLLVGRYVAQHERLVAALEASNRRLRRERELLAERARLRERLRIARDMHDSLGHRLGLVAIQAAALEVAPLPPEQATAVRRLAAAARDAVDELHEVVGALRAADEEPVGRGVADIPGLVGEFRAAGVPVTLRRAGAERPLPPAADAAAYRVVEEGLTNAARHAPGRPVTVTLEWEADALLVGVVNPLAAAPAEAGGPRHGYGLRGLRERVGALGGLLDHRRSGEEFRLFAMLPLAAAAEAPVPPPVRSDGLPEAAADGSAGFGHVPASAGAEAAVPYRTGGVRHQVPARLVGAAIATLLFVVLPGAMVLGVPG; encoded by the coding sequence ATGGGCCGACATCTCCTCGCCGGTCTCGTGGTGGTGGCCGAGCTCGGGCTGCTGCTCGTGGTGAACCGGGGCGATTCGCCCCTGTGGGTGGCCGCGGCCTATCCGGTGGCGGTGATCGCCCTCATGGTGTGGCAGCGGCGCGCGCCGATCGGCGCGTACGCGGCCGCGCAAGGGCTCGGCGTGCTCACCGGCGTGGGCCTCGTCCTGCTCCTGTGGGTCTCCTACCGGGCCGGCCGCGCCCTCGGCTCCCCGCGTCAGGCCGTGGCCGTCGCCGCCGCCACGGTCGCCGCGTTCGCGGTACGGCTGCCCGGCGGGCATCCGGTCAGCCTGGCCGCGGTCCACCTCGTGTTCGTGGTGCTGCCGCTGCTCGTCGGCCGGTACGTCGCCCAGCACGAGCGGCTGGTGGCGGCCCTGGAGGCGAGCAACCGGCGGCTGCGCCGCGAGCGGGAGCTGCTCGCCGAGCGGGCACGGCTGCGGGAACGGCTGCGCATCGCCCGGGACATGCACGACTCCCTCGGCCACCGGCTCGGCCTCGTCGCGATCCAGGCCGCCGCCCTGGAGGTGGCGCCGCTGCCGCCGGAGCAGGCGACCGCGGTACGGCGGCTCGCCGCCGCGGCCCGGGACGCCGTGGACGAGCTGCACGAGGTGGTCGGCGCGCTGCGCGCCGCGGACGAGGAGCCGGTCGGCCGGGGCGTCGCGGACATCCCCGGGCTGGTCGGCGAGTTCCGCGCGGCGGGCGTGCCGGTCACCCTGCGCCGCGCGGGCGCGGAACGGCCGCTGCCCCCGGCGGCGGACGCGGCCGCCTACCGGGTGGTGGAGGAGGGGCTGACCAACGCGGCGCGGCACGCGCCCGGGCGGCCGGTCACCGTCACCCTCGAGTGGGAGGCGGACGCCCTGCTCGTCGGCGTCGTCAACCCGCTGGCCGCCGCGCCCGCCGAGGCGGGCGGGCCGCGGCACGGGTACGGCCTGCGCGGGCTGCGCGAGCGGGTCGGTGCGCTCGGCGGCCTGCTCGACCACCGCCGGTCCGGCGAGGAGTTCCGGCTGTTCGCCATGCTGCCGCTCGCGGCCGCCGCCGAGGCGCCGGTCCCGCCGCCGGTGCGGTCCGACGGCCTGCCCGAGGCCGCGGCGGACGGCTCCGCCGGATTCGGCCACGTCCCCGCGTCGGCAGGCGCCGAGGCGGCCGTGCCGTACCGGACCGGCGGGGTGCGGCACCAGGTCCCGGCGCGGCTGGTCGGCGCGGCGATCGCCACGCTGCTGTTCGTGGTGCTGCCCGGCGCCATGGTGCTGGGGGTCCCCGGATGA